In Syngnathoides biaculeatus isolate LvHL_M chromosome 5, ASM1980259v1, whole genome shotgun sequence, the following are encoded in one genomic region:
- the LOC133500995 gene encoding olfactory receptor 4D6-like, with amino-acid sequence MCVIFVFVEMEWNETLMLSLGGYVEIEKYRYVYMMFFMALYVLILCSNCVIICVIWIHRNLHEPMYVFIAALSLNSLMFSTAIYPKFIADVLSQQQRVSYSVCLVQIFFFYSSAGSDLMLLSVMAYDRYVCICKPLQHANTMSKTTLRFFLTLAWFLPAFHVSVAVIIQSKQKICNFTLGGIFCNTTMVKIHCTTPMSLSVWMLITLINTSLIPMLFILFTYIKIFTVIYHSHGEVRKKAVDTCLPHLIVLLTFSCLLVFDVLIGLLGAVLPKTVRLTMSLQMVVYNPLFNPIIYGLKMKEIWKHIKRLLLLCCNHDEFIKHQVD; translated from the coding sequence AtgtgtgtcatttttgtctttgtcgaGATGGAATGGAACGAAACACTGATGCTCAGTCTTGGTGGCTATGTAGAGATAGAAAAGTATAGATATGTTTATATGATGTTTTTCATGGCACTCTATGTTCTCATTCTCTGCTCTAATTGTGTCATAATTTGTGTTATTTGGATTCACAGGAACCTTCATGAGCCCATGTATGTTTTCATTGCCGCTTTGTCGCTCAACTCGCTTATGTTCAGCACTGCTATCTATCCCAAATTTATTGCGGACGTCTTGTCTCAGCAGCAGAGAGTTTCTTATTCTGTTtgtttggtccagattttttttttttacagttcagCTGGTTCTGACTTAATGTTGTTGTCAGTCATGGCTTACGACAGGTATGTGTGCATCTGCAAGCCACTGCAACATGCAAATACCATGAGCAAGACCACTCTCAGGTTTTTTTTGACTTTGGCCTGGTTCTTGCCCGCCTTCCACGTGTCAGTGGCAGTTATCATTCAGtccaaacagaaaatatgtaaCTTTACTTTGGGGGGAATTTTTTGCAATACTACAATGGTTAAGATTCATTGTACGACTCCAATGTCCCTCAGTGTGTGGATGTTAATTACTTTAATAAACACGAGTCTCATTCCGATGTTGTTCATTCTCTTCACgtacataaaaatatttactgtcaTCTATCATAGCCACGGAGAAGTCCGGAAAAAAGCAGTAGATACGTGTTTGCCTCACTTGATTGTTTTATTGACCTTTTCCTGTTTGCTTGTCTTTGATGTTTTGATAGGGCTACTGGGGGCGGTGCTTCCAAAAACTGTGCGTCTGACTATGAGTCTACAAATGGTGGTGTACAATCCTCTGTTTAATCCAATCATTTATGGCTTGAAGATGAAAGAAATCTGGAAACACATCAAGAgattgttgctgttgtgttgcaATCATGATGAATTTATCAAACATCAGGTGGATTGA
- the LOC133500986 gene encoding olfactory receptor 6N2-like — MCFYFFLCIECSQALNQQEGEHLYDLVCMCLIFVSCFVKMEWNGTMVLSLGGYVEIEKYRYVYLMFFMALYVLILCCNCVIICVIWIHRTLHEPMYIFIAALSLNSLVFSTVIYPKLIVDVLSQQQTVSYYDCLVQIFLFYSLAGSDLMLLTAMAYDRFVSICRPLQYATTMSKTAVRRFLALAWFWPTCHLVIVTILQSKQKLCNFILGGIFCNTTMIKIHCTTPMYLSVWSLISLINTSLIPMLFILFTYIKIFTVIYHSHGEVRKKAIDTCLPHLIVLLSFFCLLVFDFAIGLLELVLPKTVRLIMSLQIVVYNPLFNPIIYGWKMKEIWKPVKRMLFCCNHDELIKTQVE, encoded by the coding sequence ATGTGTTTTTACTTCTTTCTCTGCATCGAATGCTCACAAGCACTTAATCAGCAGGAAGGTGAACACTTGTATGACCTGGTTTGCATGTGCCTCATATTTGTCTCCTGCTTTGTCAagatggaatggaatggaacaATGGTGCTCAGTCTTGGTGGCTATGTAGAGATAGAAAAGTATAGATAtgtttatttgatgtttttcatGGCACTCTATGTTCTCATTCTCTGCTGTAATTGCGTCATAATTTGTGTTATTTGGATTCACAGGACCCTTCATGAGCCCATGtacattttcattgccgctttgTCTCTCAACTCGCTTGTGTTCAGCACTGTTATCTACCCCAAACTGATTGTGGACGTCTTGTCTCAACAGCAGACCGTTTCTTATTACGACTGTTTGGTCCAGATATTTCTTTTCTATAGTTTAGCTGGTTCTGACCTAATGCTGTTGACAGCCATGGCTTACGACAGGTTTGTGTCCATCTGCAGGCCGCTGCAATATGCAACTACCATGAGCAAGACCGCTGTCAGACGTTTTTTGGCTTTGGCTTGGTTTTGGCCGACCTGTCACCTTGTGATAGTAACCATCCTTCAGTCCAAACAAAAACTATGTAACTTTATTTTGGGTGGAATTTTTTGCAATACTACAATGATTAAGATTCATTGTACAACACCAATGTACCTCAGTGTGTGGTCGTTAATTAGTCTCATAAACACGAGTCTCATTCCTATGCTGTTCATCCTCTTCACgtacataaaaatatttactgtcaTCTATCATAGCCATGGAGAAGTCCGGAAAAAAGCAATAGATACATGCTTGCCTCACTTGATTGTTTTATTGAGCTTTTTCTGTTTGCTTGTCTTTGACTTTGCCATCGGGCTACTGGAGTTGGTGCTTCCAAAAACTGTGCGACTGATTATGAGTCTCCAAATAGTGGTGTACAATCCTCTGTTTAATCCAATCATTTATGGCTGGAAGATGAAAGAAATCTGGAAACCAGTCAAGAGAATGTTGTTCTGTTGCAATCATGATGAATTAATCAAAACTCAGGTGGAATGA
- the LOC133501012 gene encoding olfactory receptor 11A1-like: MEWNGTLVLSLGGYVEVDKYRYVYFLFFMVLYVLILSSNCIIICVIWIHRNLHEPMYIFIAALSLNSLVFSTVIYPKLIVDVLSQKQRVSYSVCLVQIFLFYSLAGSDLMLLSAMAYDRYVSICRPLQYATTMGKTAVSVYLALAWFFPACQMLVTTIIQSKQKVCSFTLGGFYCNVSMIKIHCTTPKSLTVWTLISLINIGVIPVLFIVLTYIKIFIVAYRSHREAWRKAVDTCLPHLIVLFTFTCLVFFDVITELLESLLPKSLRLIMSLQIVVFNPLFNPIMYGLKMKEIWKHIKRLLLLCCKHEIIKNQVD; encoded by the coding sequence ATGGAATGGAACGGAACACTGGTGCTCAGTCTTGGTGGCTATGTAGAAGTGGACAAGTACAGATATGTTTACTTTCTGTTTTTCATGGTGCTGTATGTTCTTATTCTCTCCTCAAATTGCATCATAATTTGTGTTATTTGGATTCACAGGAACCTTCATGAGCCCATGTatattttcattgccgctttgTCGCTCAACTCGCTTGTGTTCAGCACTGTTATCTACCCCAAACTGATTGTGGACGTCTTGTCTCAGAAGCAGAGAGTTTCTTATTCTGTTtgtttggtccagatttttctCTTCTACAGTTTAGCTGGTTCTGACTTAATGTTGTTGTCAGCCATGGCTTACGACAGGTATGTGTCCATCTGCAGGCCACTGCAATATGCAACCACCATGGGCAAGACCGCCGTCAGTGTTTACCTGGCTTTGGCCTGGTTTTTTCCAGCCTGTCAGATGTTGGTGACAACTATCATCCAGTCCAAACAAAAAGTCTGTAGCTTTACTTTGGGGGGATTTTATTGCAATGTTTCAATGATTAAGATTCACTGTACTACCCCAAAGTCTCTGACTGTGTGGACTTTGATTAGTCTAATAAATATAGGGGTCATCCCTGTGCTCTTCATCGTCCTCACGTACATAAAGATATTCATAGTCGCCTATCGTAGCCACAGAGAGGCCTggagaaaagcagtagatacgTGCTTACcgcatttgattgttttattcaCCTTCACCTGTTTGGTTTTCTTTGACGTCATCACAGAACTACTGGAGTCGCTGCTTCCAAAAAGCCTGCGACTGATTATGAGTCTACAAATAGTGGTGTTCAATCCCCTGTTCAATCCAATCATGTATGGCTTAAAGATGAAAGAAATCTGGAAACACATCAAGAGATTGTTGCTATTGTGTTGCAAACATGAAATTATCAAAAATCAGGTGGACTGA
- the LOC133501001 gene encoding olfactory receptor 1500-like, with the protein MEWNGTLVLSLGGYVEVDKYRYVYFVFFMVLYVLILSSNCIIICVIWIHRNLHEPMYVFIATLSLNSLVFSTVIYPKLIVDVLSQKQRVSYSVCLVQIFFFYSSAGSDFMLLSAMAYDRYVSICRPLQYVTTMDTITVSVFLALAWFFPVCQMLVTTIIQSKQKVCSFTLGGFYCNVSMIKIHCTTPKFLTVWSSMSLINLGVIPVLFIVFTYIKIFIVAFRSHREVWRKAVDRCLPHLIVLFTFTCLVFFDIITELLESVLPKSLQLIMSLQIVVFNPLFNPIMYGLMMKEIWKHIKRLLLLCCKHEMMKNQVD; encoded by the coding sequence ATGGAATGGAACGGAACACTGGTGCTCAGTCTTGGTGGCTATGTAGAAGTGGACAAGTACAGATATGTttactttgtgtttttcatgGTGCTGTATGTTCTTATTCTCTCCTCAAATTGCATCATAATTTGTGTTATTTGGATTCACAGGAACCTTCATGAGCCCATGTATGTTTTCATTGCCACTTTGTCGCTCAACTCGCTTGTGTTCAGCACTGTTATCTACCCCAAACTGATTGTGGACGTCTTGTCTCAGAAGCAGAGAGTTTCTTATTCTGTTtgtttggtccagattttttttttttacagttcagCTGGTTCCGACTTCATGTTGTTGTCAGCCATGGCTTACGACAGGTATGTGTCCATCTGCAGGCCACTGCAATATGTAACCACCATGGACACGATCACAGTCAGTGTTTTCTTGGCTCTGGCTTGGTTTTTTCCAGTCTGTCAGATGTTGGTGACAACTATCATCCAGTCCAAACAAAAAGTCTGTAGCTTTACTTTGGGGGGATTTTATTGCAATGTTTCAATGATTAAGATTCACTGTACTACCCCAAAGTTTCTCACTGTGTGGAGTTCGATGAGTCTAATAAATTTAGGGGTCATCCCTGTACTATTCATTGTCTTCACGTACATAAAGATATTCATAGTCGCCTTTCGTAGCCACAGAGAGGTCTGGAGAAAGGCAGTAGATAGGTGCTTACcgcatttgattgttttattcaCCTTCACCTGTTTGGTTTTCTTTGACATCATCACAGAACTACTGGAGTCGGTGCTTCCAAAAAGCCTGCAACTGATTATGAGTCTACAAATAGTGGTGTTCAATCCCCTGTTCAATCCAATCATGTATGGCTTAATGATGAAAGAAATCTGGAAACACATCAagagattgttgttgttgtgttgcaaacatgaaatgatgaaaaatcaGGTGGACTGA